One genomic segment of Spirochaetota bacterium includes these proteins:
- a CDS encoding carboxypeptidase regulatory-like domain-containing protein codes for MRSRLLKAAHTASLLIMVAATLSCATTGREVLPDGRTVYKKAGPADLARSEVIEGTVIDAATRKGIRGATVEIKNANMGMGYYRLETDSSGAFRIDEFIKHVRYRIEISADGYVPYITTESISAGRYAIELRREGILEGVVRDSAGVPIAGVEVKLSSGDQGEHDDPPMDRPLIAASDAAGKYSFSRLAEGSYVVAFAKPGYIAETAVIQRLKSGERFALPMRLFRPASISGSIAIQGVDGRAVNMNITLKGRVTHAAVSYHDGSYRIDDIKPGTYAVSLSHEGFYALDAPPLAIEEGAEIKGFNFTVRPKEPQIQVYSYRYTFAPGMKVEFNLKTIRLEKVNARIYRVPLGLILGGRVDPNKLDVREAKLETVREWELPVQDFQPYEWRYQSMDLNEPLPAGAYCVEVAGAGRAVDRKFFTVTSTGLVVKRSRESVFAYVTSLVTNEPVPNASVVVFDNTPVKQSATARRTAAKPPERIEDLPIKIVRRGMTDAGGIFHNPLKSGMHLSVLAVAPDGSYAFASTGSPYSFAQEESKYFVYTDRPVYRAGDTVFYKIIGKKRERRFAPLSSSALHYEIRNADFDETLRSGSMTLDQWGTYSGSIKLDGEARLGEHRIRVGKTAETLYDGGRFYVEQYRKPEFKIDIAPSRPYFINGDTAEFRVDAKYFFGAPLKGALVKYRFYESRLRDTDTTYWWEEDYGHSEAYNRIRLEGDRYLDDNGVAALRLACGSFPYDREITLEATIVDRSNVSITSRASVKVGRGDFYIKINPARSFFADDEKKIVEVKTTAHDGTPVSAPVEIKVFRYLWKPWQRVYVHDKTPVFERKFQTDEKGAYRLELPKKFDLYGEFDILAAARDRRENEITASRVVWVYSSRGARVDSRFKNLEMSVDRPALDKPGEITCLLKSRFPDAWVCLTVEGRDVYEKKVVRMTGNVMPVKMLIKEEYAPNCYITATMQRSRALFTSSAGVTLPDADTQIMISIAPAKEKYLPGEKATVRFKVDDENGRPLRADLSLGVVDEAIYSIRHDHTPKMLDFFYARISNWVLTNYSYPITVLAGAAKEGKVKVREKFEDTAFWKADIRTGDDGRAEVSFDLPDNLTTWRLTARGHDLAGRVGERKSEILVTQDLIARVGRPRFMIEGDTVGLVGIVNSNTTRGLPDVKTELKADGAPVQPDESVRMSLPAFGSSRAYYTVKVPEGRDSMKLLFSATADAAARDALALSIPVHSRGVPYALYGAGDMADNRTVSVRPPPAADDFDFVPSEIVISLNPGPIARMAKAARYLAEYPFGCVEQNINRFLPALALKSMLAKRGMEGLVSALRIEETAAAGLERVQRAQNDDGSWGWWSGDRGNEFLTGHALYALHTAQMLGYTVDRERVGNALQAVERMLADAANDRDAAAYLLYVYALHGRWNDTAFREIAGDKKPTAYTLTFLVRALALGQNIRNLQPLDRERIEAALPRFIDTLRNMQKRDARGVYWEALPSHAWSWQGGSVELTAHVLESLVFAGDRSPLPAQIVSSISRRGTDDRWNSTKETATVILAACRYLEAAGPGSAESGTVAFSLDGKPVASISYDTGSMKDLAALTRRVAVPATAAGALHTIIADGSAGGEVSFDVTLRGNLYFKSSEFMSLFKSEVRSMRSLENGIGLSRSFHAVTRVRDINNNEYMVPQAISSTAPIRVGDEIMVKVRFRAQDDFEYLVLEDYLPSGFEVVMKNAYDEYQPYSHSERRDNRMVFFFTRIRKGEIYEIAYIMRAELPGRFMVKPARMECMYEPSIQGWAVPARFSVEKK; via the coding sequence ATGCGCTCACGATTGCTAAAGGCCGCACATACCGCCTCGCTTTTAATCATGGTCGCCGCCACGCTCTCATGCGCGACCACCGGGCGCGAGGTGCTCCCCGACGGCAGGACCGTTTATAAAAAGGCCGGCCCGGCCGACCTCGCCCGCTCCGAGGTCATCGAGGGAACGGTGATCGACGCGGCGACGCGCAAGGGGATCCGCGGCGCGACGGTCGAGATCAAGAACGCGAACATGGGCATGGGCTACTACCGCCTCGAAACCGATTCGAGCGGAGCGTTCCGCATCGACGAATTCATTAAACATGTCCGTTACCGCATAGAGATCAGCGCGGACGGTTATGTACCATATATTACCACCGAGTCGATATCCGCGGGCAGGTACGCGATCGAGCTGCGGCGCGAGGGCATCCTTGAGGGCGTGGTACGGGATTCGGCCGGCGTACCCATAGCGGGGGTCGAGGTCAAACTCTCGTCGGGAGACCAGGGCGAACACGACGATCCGCCGATGGACCGCCCCCTCATCGCCGCGAGTGACGCGGCCGGCAAATACTCTTTTTCGCGCCTGGCCGAGGGCTCGTATGTCGTCGCGTTCGCGAAACCCGGCTATATCGCGGAGACGGCCGTCATACAGCGACTGAAAAGCGGCGAGCGATTCGCGCTTCCGATGAGGCTCTTCCGTCCCGCGTCGATCTCCGGTTCGATCGCCATACAGGGCGTGGATGGCCGCGCCGTCAATATGAACATAACGCTGAAGGGGCGCGTAACTCATGCCGCCGTATCCTACCACGACGGAAGCTACCGGATCGATGACATCAAGCCGGGCACGTACGCCGTGTCCCTCTCCCACGAGGGCTTCTACGCCCTCGACGCACCGCCGCTCGCGATCGAGGAGGGCGCGGAGATTAAAGGCTTCAACTTCACCGTCAGACCGAAGGAACCTCAGATACAGGTGTACTCGTACCGCTACACCTTTGCGCCGGGCATGAAGGTTGAGTTCAATCTCAAAACGATCCGCCTCGAAAAGGTCAACGCCAGGATCTACCGCGTACCGCTGGGCCTCATCCTGGGCGGCCGGGTCGACCCGAACAAGCTCGACGTGCGCGAAGCGAAGCTCGAAACCGTGCGCGAATGGGAGCTTCCCGTTCAGGACTTCCAGCCCTATGAATGGCGTTACCAGTCCATGGACCTCAACGAACCGCTTCCCGCGGGCGCCTACTGCGTCGAGGTCGCGGGTGCCGGGCGCGCCGTCGATCGGAAATTCTTCACCGTCACCTCGACGGGGCTTGTGGTCAAGCGCTCGCGCGAATCGGTCTTCGCCTACGTAACGAGCCTTGTAACGAACGAACCGGTGCCTAACGCCTCGGTGGTGGTATTCGACAATACGCCGGTGAAACAATCTGCCACGGCGCGGCGCACCGCTGCGAAACCGCCCGAGCGCATCGAGGACCTTCCGATTAAAATCGTACGCCGTGGAATGACCGACGCGGGCGGCATATTCCACAATCCGCTTAAAAGCGGCATGCACCTCTCGGTGCTCGCCGTCGCGCCCGATGGAAGCTACGCGTTCGCGAGCACCGGCTCGCCCTACTCCTTCGCGCAGGAGGAGAGCAAGTATTTCGTCTATACAGACCGGCCCGTCTACCGCGCGGGCGACACGGTTTTCTACAAGATAATCGGGAAGAAGCGGGAACGGCGCTTTGCCCCGCTCTCGTCGAGCGCGCTGCATTACGAGATCCGGAATGCCGATTTCGACGAGACGCTCCGGAGCGGCTCCATGACGCTCGACCAGTGGGGGACGTACAGCGGCTCGATCAAACTCGACGGCGAGGCGCGCCTGGGCGAACACCGCATCCGGGTAGGCAAGACCGCCGAGACACTGTACGACGGCGGACGCTTTTACGTGGAGCAGTACCGCAAGCCCGAATTTAAAATCGATATCGCCCCCTCCCGGCCATATTTCATAAACGGCGACACCGCCGAGTTCCGCGTTGACGCCAAGTACTTTTTCGGCGCGCCGCTGAAGGGCGCCCTGGTAAAATACCGCTTTTACGAAAGCCGCCTTCGCGACACCGACACCACCTACTGGTGGGAGGAGGACTACGGCCACAGCGAGGCGTATAACCGCATCAGGCTGGAAGGCGACCGCTACCTCGACGATAACGGCGTGGCCGCGCTGCGCCTGGCCTGCGGAAGTTTTCCATACGACCGCGAGATAACGCTCGAAGCGACGATCGTGGACCGGTCGAACGTCAGCATCACCTCGCGCGCCAGCGTAAAGGTCGGGCGCGGGGACTTCTATATCAAGATCAACCCGGCCCGGAGCTTTTTCGCCGACGACGAAAAGAAGATCGTCGAAGTGAAGACGACCGCCCACGACGGCACCCCCGTCAGCGCGCCGGTCGAGATCAAGGTATTCCGGTATCTCTGGAAACCATGGCAGCGCGTCTACGTGCACGACAAGACCCCCGTTTTCGAGCGTAAGTTCCAGACCGACGAGAAGGGCGCCTACCGGCTCGAGCTCCCGAAAAAGTTCGACCTGTACGGCGAGTTCGACATTCTCGCCGCGGCCCGCGACCGCCGGGAAAACGAGATCACCGCCTCGCGCGTGGTGTGGGTGTACAGCTCGCGCGGCGCGCGCGTGGATTCGCGCTTTAAAAACCTCGAAATGTCCGTTGACCGGCCGGCCCTCGACAAACCCGGAGAGATCACCTGCCTGTTAAAAAGCCGCTTCCCCGACGCGTGGGTGTGCCTCACGGTGGAGGGCCGGGACGTCTACGAAAAGAAGGTCGTTCGGATGACCGGCAACGTCATGCCGGTGAAGATGCTCATAAAAGAAGAATACGCTCCGAACTGCTATATAACCGCGACGATGCAGCGAAGCCGCGCGCTCTTTACGAGCTCGGCCGGCGTAACGCTTCCCGACGCCGACACGCAAATTATGATCAGCATCGCTCCGGCGAAGGAGAAATACCTGCCCGGCGAGAAGGCCACCGTGCGTTTCAAAGTGGACGACGAGAACGGCAGGCCCCTCAGGGCCGACCTATCGCTCGGCGTGGTCGACGAGGCGATCTACTCGATTCGCCACGACCATACGCCGAAGATGCTCGATTTTTTCTACGCGAGGATCTCCAACTGGGTGCTCACGAACTATTCGTACCCGATAACGGTGCTCGCCGGCGCCGCCAAGGAGGGAAAGGTGAAGGTGCGCGAGAAGTTCGAGGACACCGCCTTCTGGAAGGCGGACATACGCACGGGCGACGACGGACGCGCCGAGGTGAGCTTCGACCTGCCCGACAACCTCACCACATGGCGTCTGACCGCGCGCGGCCACGACCTGGCCGGCCGCGTGGGCGAGCGCAAATCTGAAATACTCGTAACGCAGGACCTCATCGCGCGCGTCGGCAGGCCGCGGTTCATGATCGAGGGCGATACCGTGGGACTGGTCGGCATCGTCAACAGCAACACCACGCGCGGGCTTCCCGACGTAAAGACCGAGCTCAAGGCCGACGGGGCGCCCGTTCAGCCCGACGAGTCCGTGCGCATGAGCCTGCCCGCCTTCGGTTCGTCGCGCGCCTACTACACCGTAAAGGTCCCCGAGGGCCGCGATTCCATGAAGCTCCTCTTCTCCGCGACGGCCGACGCAGCGGCGCGCGACGCGCTCGCGCTCAGCATTCCGGTGCACAGCCGGGGCGTGCCCTATGCGCTCTACGGCGCCGGCGACATGGCCGACAACCGGACCGTGTCTGTGAGGCCGCCGCCGGCTGCGGACGACTTCGACTTCGTTCCCTCGGAAATCGTCATCTCGCTTAACCCGGGCCCCATCGCCCGTATGGCGAAGGCCGCGCGCTACCTTGCGGAATATCCGTTCGGCTGTGTCGAGCAGAACATCAATCGCTTTCTGCCCGCGCTGGCTCTTAAATCCATGCTCGCGAAGAGGGGTATGGAAGGGCTCGTATCAGCTCTCAGAATTGAGGAAACGGCCGCGGCCGGGCTCGAACGCGTGCAACGCGCCCAGAACGACGACGGCTCGTGGGGATGGTGGAGCGGAGACCGCGGCAACGAGTTCCTCACGGGCCACGCGCTCTATGCGCTCCATACGGCCCAAATGCTCGGTTATACGGTAGACCGGGAACGGGTCGGGAACGCCCTCCAGGCGGTGGAACGCATGCTCGCCGACGCCGCTAACGACCGCGACGCCGCGGCGTATCTGTTGTACGTTTACGCACTTCACGGACGATGGAACGATACGGCTTTCCGCGAAATAGCAGGCGATAAAAAACCGACTGCATATACGCTTACGTTCCTGGTGCGCGCGCTCGCGCTCGGTCAAAATATACGAAATCTTCAACCCCTGGACCGCGAGCGAATCGAGGCGGCCCTGCCCCGCTTCATCGACACGCTCAGAAACATGCAGAAGCGCGACGCGCGCGGCGTGTACTGGGAGGCCCTTCCCTCGCACGCGTGGAGCTGGCAGGGCGGCAGCGTCGAGCTGACCGCGCACGTGCTGGAATCGCTCGTCTTCGCCGGTGACCGCTCGCCGCTACCCGCGCAGATAGTAAGCTCGATCTCGCGCCGCGGCACGGACGACCGCTGGAACTCGACCAAGGAGACCGCCACGGTGATCCTCGCCGCCTGCCGATACCTGGAGGCCGCGGGCCCGGGGAGCGCCGAAAGCGGAACGGTCGCCTTCTCGCTCGACGGAAAGCCGGTCGCGTCGATATCCTATGACACGGGCTCGATGAAGGACCTTGCGGCCCTCACGCGCCGCGTCGCCGTTCCCGCAACGGCCGCCGGCGCGCTCCACACCATCATTGCCGACGGCAGCGCGGGCGGCGAGGTGAGCTTCGACGTGACGCTTCGGGGGAACCTGTACTTTAAAAGCTCGGAATTCATGTCGCTGTTCAAGTCCGAGGTGCGTAGCATGCGTTCTCTCGAGAACGGCATCGGCCTTTCGCGCAGCTTCCACGCGGTTACGCGCGTGCGCGACATCAACAACAACGAGTACATGGTGCCCCAGGCCATTTCGTCGACCGCGCCAATCCGGGTCGGCGATGAGATCATGGTGAAGGTGCGCTTCCGCGCACAGGACGATTTCGAGTACCTGGTTCTCGAGGACTACCTCCCATCGGGGTTCGAGGTCGTGATGAAAAACGCCTATGACGAGTACCAGCCGTACTCGCACAGCGAGCGGCGCGACAACCGCATGGTGTTTTTCTTTACCAGGATCAGGAAGGGGGAAATATACGAGATCGCCTATATCATGCGGGCCGAGCTCCCGGGGCGGTTCATGGTAAAGCCCGCCCGGATGGAATGCATGTACGAGCCGTCCATTCAGGGATGGGCGGTCCCGGCGCGATTCTCGGTCGAGAAGAAATAG
- a CDS encoding AMMECR1 domain-containing protein: protein MMRALLIALALFAPSQASPDDPLREWAGFAKSPESAMLSDWMRCIARERLAARECSRPLSVGVPPYFGRLGFFITLVKGSKVRGCFGAFHHKTEDAELTLREYINGALFLDPRYPPLDLRDLGETRIILTVAGELVPVDDINQVDFSRFGLMISFETGEKIVLVPSEIRSRDRLDRMIGSGTVVQCAVFRAVTIR, encoded by the coding sequence ATGATGCGCGCCCTGCTCATCGCGCTCGCTCTTTTCGCGCCATCACAGGCCTCTCCCGACGATCCGCTTCGGGAATGGGCCGGCTTCGCGAAAAGCCCGGAATCGGCCATGCTCTCCGACTGGATGCGCTGCATTGCCCGCGAGCGACTGGCGGCCAGGGAATGCTCCCGGCCCCTTTCGGTCGGTGTTCCGCCCTATTTCGGGAGGCTCGGCTTTTTTATCACCCTTGTAAAGGGATCGAAGGTACGGGGTTGCTTCGGGGCCTTTCACCATAAAACGGAGGACGCCGAGCTCACCCTGCGCGAATACATAAACGGAGCGCTGTTCCTTGACCCGCGGTATCCTCCCTTGGACCTCCGGGATCTCGGCGAAACGAGGATCATACTCACGGTGGCGGGGGAGCTCGTGCCCGTTGACGACATTAATCAGGTTGATTTTTCCCGTTTCGGCCTTATGATAAGTTTCGAGACCGGCGAAAAGATCGTACTGGTCCCCTCCGAGATCAGGAGCCGGGACCGTCTCGACAGGATGATCGGGTCTGGAACGGTCGTACAGTGCGCGGTTTTCCGCGCCGTGACGATACGCTGA
- a CDS encoding VanW family protein — translation MKPLKILLLTMIVALQSLDAFAADRRPEIIASFSTSVEDQDDAVRHNIRLACGKLGGYVIMPKSIFSFNDTVGEGSARNGFRNGAVLYRDEVRYEPGGGLCQVSSTLFNALLAAGCEIAERHRHFQPVTYVPPGLDATIKYGKKDLRMRNPYDQKLYIELSVSGKSLLVRIRADGHPPFRYEIFTEEEEAELPIQNDGRRPRGGISVNVYRKKLSGDRLIESFLLYKDHYPAVYLK, via the coding sequence ATGAAACCACTGAAGATACTTCTTTTAACAATGATCGTCGCGCTCCAGTCCCTCGACGCTTTTGCCGCGGATCGAAGGCCGGAGATCATCGCCTCGTTCTCCACCTCGGTGGAAGATCAGGACGATGCGGTGCGCCACAACATCCGCCTCGCCTGCGGGAAGCTTGGCGGATACGTCATCATGCCGAAATCCATATTTTCGTTCAATGACACGGTCGGCGAAGGCTCCGCCCGGAACGGATTCAGAAACGGCGCGGTGCTCTACCGCGACGAGGTCCGCTACGAACCCGGCGGCGGTCTCTGCCAGGTGTCGTCCACTCTCTTTAACGCGCTTCTTGCCGCGGGCTGCGAAATAGCGGAGCGACACCGTCACTTTCAGCCCGTCACCTATGTGCCGCCGGGACTGGACGCGACGATAAAATACGGAAAGAAGGACCTCCGTATGCGTAACCCCTACGATCAGAAACTGTATATCGAGTTGTCCGTAAGCGGCAAAAGCCTGCTGGTGCGGATTCGGGCTGACGGCCATCCTCCATTTCGCTACGAGATATTCACCGAGGAGGAAGAGGCGGAGCTTCCGATCCAGAACGACGGAAGGCGTCCCCGCGGAGGCATAAGCGTAAACGTCTACCGGAAGAAACTTTCCGGCGACCGGCTCATCGAGTCATTTCTCCTCTATAAGGATCATTACCCGGCGGTGTACCTCAAATGA
- a CDS encoding PhoH family protein — translation MVPSMVGSGARRNINTAYMFSNDNKIFVLDTNVVLYDYRCIYSFEEHAVVIPITLLEEIDRFKRGNEIINFNAREFSRELDALIGDRLLNEGVALDSGGTIVVITNIGKDEHLREIFWEDTPDHRILSLAYNLAREFGFGRVFLVSKDINLRMKAKSIGLKAEDYETGKVKDIDELYTGKNLVENVSSGLIDTMYRGGLISFEESGFSAPPHPNEFFIMRNGAKSVLAMYVKDENVLQLVEKKKAYGIIPRNAEQTFALNALLNPAISLVTLSGKAGTGKTLMALAASLECRREYKQILLAKPIIPLSNRDIGYLPGDIQSKLDPYMQSLFDNLSVIKNQFDEESEDFRRISQMVTNEKLLIMALAYIRGRSLSKVFFIVDEAQNLTPHEVKTIITRAGEGTKIVFTGDPYQIDTPYLDSRSCGITYLIDKMKGQRLYAHVTLEKGERSQLAELASNLL, via the coding sequence ATGGTCCCATCGATGGTCGGCAGCGGCGCCAGGCGGAATATAAACACGGCATACATGTTCAGCAACGATAATAAAATATTCGTCCTCGATACCAACGTTGTACTCTACGATTATCGCTGTATTTATTCCTTCGAAGAGCACGCCGTCGTAATCCCCATCACTCTCCTCGAGGAGATCGACCGTTTCAAGCGCGGAAACGAGATTATCAATTTCAACGCGCGCGAGTTTTCGCGCGAACTCGACGCGCTCATCGGCGACCGCCTGCTCAACGAAGGCGTGGCGCTCGATTCGGGCGGCACGATCGTCGTGATTACGAACATCGGTAAAGACGAGCACCTCCGCGAGATTTTCTGGGAGGACACGCCCGACCACCGCATTCTCTCACTGGCGTACAACCTCGCCAGGGAATTCGGGTTCGGACGGGTGTTCCTCGTCAGCAAGGACATCAACCTCAGGATGAAGGCCAAGAGCATCGGCCTTAAAGCCGAGGACTACGAGACCGGCAAGGTCAAGGACATCGACGAGCTCTATACCGGCAAGAACCTCGTCGAGAACGTCTCATCCGGACTGATCGACACCATGTATCGGGGCGGGTTGATCAGTTTTGAGGAATCGGGCTTCAGTGCGCCGCCCCATCCCAATGAATTCTTCATCATGCGTAACGGCGCCAAGAGCGTGCTCGCCATGTATGTGAAAGACGAGAACGTCCTGCAGCTTGTCGAGAAAAAGAAAGCCTACGGCATCATTCCGCGCAACGCCGAACAGACATTCGCCCTGAATGCGCTCCTGAACCCGGCCATAAGCCTGGTTACCCTTTCGGGAAAAGCCGGCACCGGCAAGACGCTCATGGCGCTCGCGGCTTCGCTCGAGTGCAGGCGGGAATACAAGCAGATCCTGCTGGCAAAACCCATCATTCCACTTTCCAACCGGGACATAGGCTACCTGCCGGGCGACATCCAGAGCAAACTCGACCCCTATATGCAGTCGCTCTTCGACAACCTGTCGGTGATCAAGAACCAGTTCGACGAGGAGTCCGAGGACTTCAGACGCATCTCGCAGATGGTGACGAACGAGAAGCTCCTTATAATGGCGCTGGCCTATATACGGGGCCGGAGCCTTTCCAAGGTCTTCTTCATCGTCGACGAGGCGCAGAACCTCACGCCGCACGAGGTCAAGACCATCATCACCCGGGCCGGCGAAGGCACCAAAATCGTCTTCACCGGCGACCCCTACCAGATCGACACGCCCTATCTCGACTCCCGAAGCTGCGGCATCACCTATCTCATCGACAAGATGAAGGGACAGCGGCTGTACGCTCATGTCACCCTCGAAAAAGGCGAGCGGTCGCAGCTTGCCGAGCTCGCCTCGAACCTCCTCTGA
- the zapE gene encoding AFG1/ZapE family ATPase: MAIDSRQRQKPAASPFCAYCEYTGIVHEVGFEVMGEVPLSPCPKCVLPACKCGGESPYFHYDAGDIRDCACRSIRMRIDRINAIYARSGIDKKYRWRFFDSFDSIHKLAADAKNTAYDLVKKFPNVGKGLFLWGNPGTGKTLLSSIILTELIIRHAVEGRFIKISRTFFNRLRATFNEDSDTYGEANKIEQELGEVDVLVVDDFGVQRDSAWEAETLYNLVDARYEAEKFTIFTSNNNPFKTLKELSGGRILSRIKEMCVIIEVSGPDYRDRL, translated from the coding sequence ATGGCGATAGACAGCAGGCAGCGGCAAAAACCGGCGGCAAGCCCTTTCTGCGCGTACTGCGAGTATACCGGTATCGTGCACGAGGTGGGTTTCGAGGTGATGGGAGAGGTGCCCCTTTCGCCGTGCCCGAAATGCGTGCTTCCGGCGTGCAAGTGCGGCGGCGAGTCCCCGTATTTCCATTACGACGCCGGCGATATCCGCGACTGCGCCTGCCGCTCGATCAGGATGCGGATAGACCGCATCAACGCCATTTACGCGCGCTCCGGCATAGATAAAAAATACCGCTGGCGCTTCTTCGACTCGTTCGATTCCATTCACAAACTGGCCGCCGACGCCAAGAACACCGCCTACGACCTTGTAAAGAAATTTCCGAATGTCGGCAAGGGGCTCTTTCTCTGGGGAAACCCCGGGACCGGGAAAACCCTGCTCTCTTCCATAATCCTCACCGAGCTCATCATACGCCACGCCGTCGAGGGGCGCTTCATCAAGATCTCGCGCACCTTTTTTAACCGCCTCCGCGCCACCTTCAACGAGGACTCCGATACCTACGGCGAGGCGAACAAGATCGAACAGGAACTGGGCGAGGTGGACGTACTCGTGGTCGATGACTTCGGCGTACAGCGCGATTCGGCATGGGAGGCCGAGACACTCTACAACCTCGTGGATGCGCGCTACGAGGCGGAAAAATTCACCATCTTCACATCGAATAACAATCCGTTCAAAACGTTGAAAGAGCTTTCCGGGGGAAGGATACTCTCGCGCATCAAGGAGATGTGCGTCATAATCGAGGTGTCGGGGCCCGACTACCGCGACAGGCTGTAG
- the folK gene encoding 2-amino-4-hydroxy-6-hydroxymethyldihydropteridine diphosphokinase — protein MAIAYIGIGTNLGDRRANIGRAGRLLVERNALCITGESSIEETCPVDYVDQPRFLNRVVRGSTDCPPAELFARLARIEADMGRVRVIRGGARIIDLDILLYDDVVMKTADLVIPHPRIKERMFVLKHLIEIDPELADPETNEPYREVLLRWRG, from the coding sequence GTGGCGATTGCGTATATCGGAATCGGGACGAACCTCGGCGATCGCCGGGCGAACATCGGGCGGGCGGGGCGGTTGCTCGTCGAGCGGAACGCTCTCTGCATTACCGGCGAAAGCTCCATAGAGGAGACCTGCCCGGTGGACTACGTGGACCAGCCGCGTTTCCTCAACCGGGTGGTGCGTGGGTCGACCGACTGCCCTCCGGCGGAGCTCTTCGCCCGCCTGGCGCGGATCGAGGCCGATATGGGGCGCGTTCGCGTAATCCGGGGGGGCGCGCGCATAATCGACCTCGACATTCTTCTATACGACGATGTTGTGATGAAGACGGCGGATCTCGTAATACCGCATCCGCGCATCAAGGAGCGGATGTTCGTGTTGAAACACCTGATCGAGATCGATCCGGAACTCGCGGACCCGGAAACGAACGAACCATACAGGGAGGTACTGTTGCGATGGCGAGGATAA
- the panB gene encoding 3-methyl-2-oxobutanoate hydroxymethyltransferase, which yields MARIKTINDFKKARDEKDPIAMITCYDYACARLIEDSDIDVILVGDSVGMAFAGNSTTLPVTVEQMIYHASIVRRGAPNIFMVVDLPFMSYHVSVEDTLRNCGRIMKETGANAVKLEGGRDFERIFEALTKASIPVMGHLGLTPQSVHKLGGYTVQGREEDKRRVMIEDAKILEKSGAFSLVLEMVPAALAGEITESLSIPTIGIGAGSLCGGQVLVINDMLGLDERFNPKFLKKYANLSETVRKALSDYSREVKSGTFPAAGHSFK from the coding sequence ATGGCGAGGATAAAAACGATCAACGACTTTAAAAAGGCCAGGGACGAGAAGGACCCCATAGCCATGATTACCTGTTACGATTACGCCTGCGCGCGCCTCATCGAGGATAGCGACATCGACGTGATCCTGGTGGGCGATTCGGTGGGGATGGCGTTTGCGGGCAATTCGACCACGCTTCCGGTGACGGTGGAGCAGATGATCTACCACGCCTCGATCGTTCGGCGCGGGGCCCCCAATATCTTTATGGTGGTGGACCTTCCCTTCATGAGTTACCATGTTTCGGTGGAAGATACCCTCCGCAACTGCGGCCGCATCATGAAAGAAACCGGTGCCAACGCCGTAAAGCTCGAGGGGGGGCGCGATTTTGAGCGCATCTTCGAGGCGCTTACGAAGGCGTCGATTCCGGTGATGGGGCACCTCGGCCTTACGCCGCAGTCCGTCCACAAGCTGGGAGGATACACCGTCCAGGGCCGTGAGGAAGACAAACGGCGCGTAATGATCGAGGACGCCAAAATCCTCGAAAAGAGCGGTGCGTTCTCGCTCGTGCTCGAGATGGTGCCCGCGGCGCTTGCCGGCGAGATCACCGAAAGCCTCTCGATACCGACCATCGGCATCGGCGCGGGAAGCCTCTGCGGCGGACAGGTGCTGGTGATCAACGACATGCTGGGCTTAGACGAGCGGTTTAACCCGAAATTTTTAAAGAAGTACGCAAACCTCTCGGAGACCGTCAGGAAGGCGCTTTCGGACTATTCCCGCGAGGTGAAGTCCGGAACCTTTCCCGCGGCCGGGCATTCGTTCAAGTAG
- a CDS encoding MauE/DoxX family redox-associated membrane protein — MIFFLRNILRETIYGNGLTAFLRIAVGMVFVWSGGIKLIDPAGFGKIVGMYGILPEPLAPYAAVTIPAIELVAGALLAAGYRIKPAALIAASLLLVFIAVTAYSFARGERFDCGCFGLARFGIDETIGLPLIARNIALFAVTIVLFRARRHVVSIEAIAERTRLREL; from the coding sequence ATGATTTTTTTCCTACGGAACATTCTGCGCGAAACGATCTACGGCAACGGGCTGACCGCGTTTCTGCGCATCGCGGTCGGCATGGTGTTTGTATGGTCCGGCGGCATAAAACTGATCGATCCCGCAGGGTTTGGCAAGATCGTGGGAATGTACGGTATTCTGCCAGAACCGCTTGCGCCCTACGCGGCCGTCACCATCCCGGCTATCGAGCTGGTTGCCGGCGCCCTCCTCGCCGCCGGGTACCGGATAAAGCCGGCGGCGCTCATCGCTGCGTCCCTGCTTCTGGTCTTCATCGCGGTAACCGCCTATAGCTTCGCGCGCGGCGAGCGCTTCGATTGCGGATGCTTCGGCCTTGCGCGCTTCGGCATCGACGAGACCATCGGCCTTCCCCTTATCGCGCGCAACATCGCCCTCTTCGCCGTCACGATCGTGCTGTTTCGCGCCCGCAGGCACGTCGTCTCGATCGAGGCGATCGCCGAGCGCACCCGGCTCCGCGAGCTGTAA